One region of Alphaproteobacteria bacterium LSUCC0719 genomic DNA includes:
- a CDS encoding disulfide bond formation protein B, which translates to MAGPLTPAPRPSLGAELSVILAPRNGLIICAGISVALLIGAFLFEYVGGMAPCSLCIWQRWAHVGVIAAAGIGGLMLPARIGLLGVAAAALASFAVAGYHAGVEWSLWDGPTGCTANLASGANMADLVDQLLATPVVRCDDVPWSLFGLSMAGWNALFSLDITAVAILAYIFGGRIARQT; encoded by the coding sequence GTGGCTGGTCCATTGACACCTGCACCCCGCCCTTCGCTTGGTGCCGAACTGTCGGTAATCCTGGCGCCCCGAAACGGGCTGATCATCTGCGCCGGTATCTCGGTCGCACTTCTGATCGGGGCTTTCCTGTTTGAATATGTCGGCGGCATGGCACCCTGCAGCCTGTGCATCTGGCAACGCTGGGCGCATGTCGGGGTGATCGCCGCCGCCGGTATCGGGGGTTTGATGCTGCCAGCCCGTATAGGCCTGCTTGGCGTCGCCGCCGCCGCGCTGGCAAGCTTTGCCGTGGCCGGCTATCACGCCGGGGTCGAATGGTCACTGTGGGACGGACCGACAGGATGCACGGCAAATCTGGCGTCGGGGGCGAATATGGCGGATCTGGTCGACCAGCTTCTGGCGACGCCTGTTGTCCGCTGCGACGACGTGCCATGGTCCCTGTTCGGACTCTCGATGGCAGGGTGGAATGCGTTGTTCAGCCTCGATATCACCGCTGTGGCGATACTGGCTTACATC
- a CDS encoding gamma-glutamylcyclotransferase has translation MTDEPILKVTRESLASGTIMKMANERNDGAVDIASEDELYASRRQLVPDDADCSDIWIFGYGSLIFNPVIDYVEQSPARIYGNHRRFCLWTRLGRGSPDCPGLVLALDRGGSCTGVGFRLNPETAISELDLLWRREMITMAYRARWLTLHTPQGHKSAIGFVARPERPNYAAPMSIEDEAGVIAAASGFIGPCRDYLFDTVAALRENGISDPHLENLTQHVKQRLASDGGVG, from the coding sequence ATGACGGATGAACCAATCCTGAAAGTTACCCGCGAAAGCCTGGCTTCTGGCACCATCATGAAAATGGCGAATGAGCGCAATGACGGTGCTGTCGATATTGCGTCTGAAGACGAACTTTACGCCTCGCGCCGCCAGCTCGTCCCGGATGATGCCGATTGCTCCGACATCTGGATTTTTGGCTATGGCAGCCTGATTTTCAATCCGGTGATCGACTATGTCGAACAATCACCCGCCCGCATATATGGCAATCACCGGCGGTTCTGCCTGTGGACACGGCTTGGCCGTGGATCGCCCGACTGTCCGGGGCTGGTGCTGGCGCTTGACCGCGGCGGCAGCTGCACCGGGGTTGGGTTTCGGCTCAATCCCGAAACGGCGATTTCCGAGCTTGATCTGCTGTGGCGTCGCGAGATGATCACCATGGCCTATCGCGCGCGGTGGCTGACGCTGCATACCCCGCAGGGTCACAAATCTGCGATCGGATTTGTCGCCAGACCGGAACGACCGAATTATGCCGCCCCGATGTCGATCGAGGATGAGGCTGGCGTGATCGCCGCCGCAAGCGGCTTTATCGGGCCATGCCGCGACTATCTTTTCGATACGGTCGCAGCGCTTCGCGAGAATGGCATTTCGGATCCGCATCTGGAAAATCTGACACAACATGTCAAGCAGAGGCTTGCCAGTGACGGGGGGGTCGGTTAG
- a CDS encoding YqaA family protein: MTSLWRYCKDRYDNVIGIAGTAAAERLMWLFAVLESIIIPIPVDPLLVATVLARPAAWIRLTAGCTIASIIGGGLGWALGAGLGVGIEQILAMLPHVIAAPEKFAAVQDGFVTFGIILVFIGAFTPLPYKVIAVSAGIAGFALVPFLATSLVGRGLRFAIVAGIARHHGDARIVMALLSTLVFLIGGALWLVH; encoded by the coding sequence ATGACATCACTCTGGCGCTACTGCAAAGACCGGTATGACAATGTCATAGGCATCGCCGGGACGGCTGCCGCCGAACGTCTGATGTGGCTGTTTGCGGTGCTGGAATCGATCATCATCCCGATACCCGTCGACCCGCTTCTGGTCGCCACGGTGCTGGCCAGACCTGCGGCATGGATCCGGCTGACCGCTGGATGCACCATCGCCTCGATCATTGGTGGCGGGCTTGGCTGGGCGCTTGGTGCGGGTCTTGGTGTCGGCATCGAACAGATCCTGGCCATGCTGCCACATGTCATTGCCGCGCCGGAGAAATTCGCCGCCGTTCAGGACGGGTTCGTCACCTTTGGCATTATCCTTGTCTTTATCGGCGCCTTCACCCCGCTTCCCTACAAGGTTATCGCCGTCAGTGCCGGAATTGCCGGCTTTGCGCTGGTGCCATTTCTTGCCACCTCGCTTGTCGGTCGCGGCCTGCGCTTTGCCATTGTTGCCGGCATTGCCCGCCACCATGGCGATGCGCGCATTGTCATGGCCCTGCTCAGCACACTTGTCTTTCTGATTGGAGGCGCGCTGTGGCTGGTCCATTGA